The Candidatus Methylomirabilis limnetica genome contains the following window.
GGGCACATATTCATCCACGCCCCCGCGCGGGTGGCGACCCTTGATAACAAGGCTACGTAGAAGTCTAGTTATTGCACCGTGTCACCAAATCAAGTTGACCAGGCGATTTGACACCGGGCAGGGATGGTACTACACTGTGAGTACGTTAAGATATAATGAGAGGAGGGATCGCCATGGTGAAGCGCCTAACCAAGCATGGCAATAGCTTGGCTCTTGTGATCGATCGTGGGGTATTAGACCTTCTTGAGATCGATGCCGACACCCCCCTATCGATGACAACCGACGGGAAGTGCCTGATCGTCACCCCGGTGCGGGACCCGGAGAGACAGAAACAGTTTCGCGCTGCACTTGAGGAAGGACACCGGAAATACGGAAAGATGCTCAAACGACTGGCAGATTAGCGCATGGCGCCCGTCTTCCTCAGTCTTGATGAGGTCATAGAGATCCATTGGGACATGATCGAACGGTATGGCGGAAGCGCTGGCATCCGCGACATGGGCCTGTTGCAGTCGGCTGTTGCCATGCCCCAGGCCGGCTTTGGGAGTGAGTTTCTGCACGCTGATCTCTTCGAGATGGCCGCTGCCTACCTATTCCATATTGTACAAAACCACCCATTTATCGATGGCAACAAGCGCGTCGGATCGATGGCCGCTTTCACATTCCTCAAGCTTAACGGGCTGACACTTGCCGCCCCTGAAACCGACTTCGAGTTGGTCGTTCTGGAGGTTGCGCGGGGACGACTCAACAAAGCCGCGATCGTCGAGTTCCTCAAAACGCACTCCCACCGTTAGCATCGCGCCGGTGCGATGCCGGCCGGACTTCTAGCCCACACAATACCAGGGCAATCAGCCTCACTTGTTTATTCGTCTCCGTCGGCGAGGCGACGAACCCAATTTATTGACCACCCAGACCGGCAAGCCAATGACGATGACGATACCGTCCAC
Protein-coding sequences here:
- a CDS encoding AbrB/MazE/SpoVT family DNA-binding domain-containing protein; the protein is MVKRLTKHGNSLALVIDRGVLDLLEIDADTPLSMTTDGKCLIVTPVRDPERQKQFRAALEEGHRKYGKMLKRLAD
- a CDS encoding type II toxin-antitoxin system death-on-curing family toxin produces the protein MAPVFLSLDEVIEIHWDMIERYGGSAGIRDMGLLQSAVAMPQAGFGSEFLHADLFEMAAAYLFHIVQNHPFIDGNKRVGSMAAFTFLKLNGLTLAAPETDFELVVLEVARGRLNKAAIVEFLKTHSHR